From Longimicrobium sp., a single genomic window includes:
- a CDS encoding ABC transporter permease, with protein sequence MDFARELRLAGRSLLRSRLFALVSIATIALGIGATTTVFSLVNALLLRPLPIAQPERVVGMQETLRGMRSMSMGYSAVSYPRYVGYREATAGIFSGLAAQRYEEMSLRATGQAQVLTGVVASGNYWEVLGVRPALGRFFTGPEEKEQLAVISHHLWQTRFGGDPGVIGRTVHLDSRPLSVVGVAPKEFGGTLVGGVADVWVTLGAAGVGTANEAVNSNPGASLILFGRLRPGMTEERVGAALKVAAARVPLEEPNAKVLDVRVEPLTGVPGEMRMPVAAFMGMLLATALFVLLIAGTNVAGMLLARAVARRREMAIRLAVGATGRNLVRQLLGESVLLFLLGGGAGVVLTIWLTRVLSSMQPPFPTRIAFDLRPDPRVLGFALALALLTGVAFGLMPALQASRTDVLSGLKDGGSREGARRGRLRSGLVVGQLALAMLLMLVAGLFGRTLQHSISADPGFVAEGVAVARVDLEPHGYDRARGEAFQRRLLERVAAAPGVRSATLADFAPMSGNVRSEELRLPGKKEAVTVSIDAVDPGFFATLRIPLRAGRVFTGADRDGAPPVVVINQTLAQRLWPGASALGRTVRLGDGPPLEVVGVVANGTYERFGERPVSFLYRPVAQNYSPGVAIMARADRGAGAALEAIRRELQAMDANVAPEQAMPLTSMIGVSLFPQRIAAFFIGGFGVLGLLLACIGIYGVLAYQVGQRTREIGVRVALGARAGDVVRMVVRHGFKITALGAAIGLVMAIAATRLLSSLLYGVSATDPLTFTAVPVLLLAVALLASWLPARRAARVDPMVALRAE encoded by the coding sequence ATGGACTTCGCGCGGGAGCTTCGCCTCGCAGGGCGGTCGCTGCTGCGCAGCCGCCTCTTCGCCCTCGTCTCCATCGCCACCATCGCGCTGGGGATCGGCGCCACGACCACCGTCTTCTCGCTGGTGAACGCGCTCCTCCTGCGCCCCCTTCCCATCGCGCAGCCGGAGCGCGTGGTGGGGATGCAGGAGACGCTGCGCGGGATGCGGTCGATGTCGATGGGCTACAGCGCCGTGTCGTACCCGCGCTACGTGGGTTATCGCGAGGCCACCGCGGGGATCTTTTCCGGGCTGGCGGCGCAGCGCTACGAAGAGATGTCGCTGCGCGCCACCGGGCAGGCGCAGGTGCTCACCGGCGTGGTGGCGTCCGGCAACTACTGGGAAGTGCTCGGGGTGAGGCCCGCGCTGGGCCGCTTCTTCACCGGCCCCGAAGAAAAGGAGCAGCTCGCCGTCATCAGCCACCACCTGTGGCAGACGCGCTTCGGGGGCGACCCCGGCGTCATCGGGCGCACCGTGCACCTGGACAGCCGCCCGCTCTCCGTGGTCGGCGTGGCGCCGAAGGAGTTCGGCGGGACGCTGGTGGGCGGCGTGGCGGATGTGTGGGTCACCCTCGGCGCCGCCGGCGTCGGCACCGCGAACGAGGCGGTCAACTCCAATCCCGGCGCCTCCCTCATCCTCTTCGGACGCCTGCGCCCGGGGATGACGGAGGAGCGCGTGGGCGCCGCGCTCAAGGTGGCCGCCGCGCGCGTGCCGCTGGAGGAGCCCAACGCAAAGGTGCTGGACGTCCGCGTGGAGCCGCTGACCGGCGTGCCGGGCGAGATGCGCATGCCCGTGGCCGCGTTCATGGGGATGCTGCTGGCGACCGCCCTCTTCGTGCTGCTGATCGCCGGCACCAACGTGGCGGGGATGCTGCTGGCCCGCGCCGTGGCCCGACGCCGCGAGATGGCGATCCGCCTGGCCGTGGGCGCCACCGGCCGCAATCTGGTGAGGCAGCTCCTTGGGGAGAGCGTTCTCCTCTTCCTGCTGGGCGGCGGCGCCGGTGTGGTGCTGACGATCTGGCTCACGCGGGTGCTCTCCTCGATGCAGCCGCCCTTCCCCACGCGCATCGCCTTCGACCTGCGCCCGGACCCGCGCGTGCTGGGCTTCGCGCTGGCGCTGGCGCTGCTGACCGGCGTGGCCTTTGGGCTGATGCCGGCGCTGCAGGCTTCGCGCACCGACGTGCTCAGCGGCCTCAAGGACGGCGGCTCCCGCGAGGGCGCCCGCCGCGGACGGCTGCGCAGCGGGCTCGTGGTGGGGCAGCTCGCCCTGGCCATGCTCCTGATGCTGGTGGCCGGGCTCTTTGGCCGCACCCTGCAGCACTCGATCTCCGCCGATCCCGGCTTCGTGGCCGAGGGCGTGGCGGTGGCGCGAGTGGACCTGGAGCCGCACGGCTACGACCGCGCGCGCGGCGAGGCGTTCCAGCGCCGGCTGCTGGAGCGGGTGGCCGCGGCGCCGGGCGTGCGCTCCGCCACCCTGGCCGATTTCGCGCCGATGAGCGGCAACGTGCGCAGCGAGGAGCTGCGCCTGCCGGGCAAGAAGGAGGCGGTCACCGTCAGCATCGACGCGGTGGACCCCGGCTTCTTCGCCACGCTGCGCATTCCGCTGCGCGCCGGGCGCGTCTTCACCGGCGCGGACCGCGACGGGGCGCCGCCGGTGGTGGTCATCAACCAGACGCTGGCGCAGCGGCTGTGGCCCGGCGCCAGCGCCCTCGGCCGCACGGTGCGCCTGGGCGACGGCCCGCCTCTGGAAGTGGTCGGAGTGGTCGCGAACGGCACCTACGAGCGCTTCGGCGAGCGGCCGGTCTCCTTCCTCTACCGCCCCGTCGCGCAGAACTACAGCCCGGGCGTCGCCATCATGGCCCGCGCCGACCGCGGCGCAGGCGCGGCGCTGGAGGCCATCCGCCGCGAGCTGCAGGCGATGGACGCCAACGTCGCCCCCGAGCAGGCGATGCCGCTGACGTCTATGATCGGCGTGTCGCTCTTTCCGCAGCGCATCGCGGCCTTTTTCATCGGGGGCTTCGGGGTGCTGGGGCTGCTGCTGGCGTGCATCGGCATCTACGGCGTGCTGGCGTACCAGGTGGGCCAGCGCACGCGCGAGATCGGCGTGCGCGTGGCCCTCGGCGCCCGCGCCGGCGACGTGGTGCGCATGGTGGTGCGCCACGGATTCAAGATCACCGCGCTCGGCGCGGCGATCGGGCTGGTGATGGCCATCGCGGCCACGCGCCTCCTCTCGAGCCTCCTGTACGGCGTCAGCGCTACCGATCCCCTCACCTTCACGGCCGTCCCGGTGCTTCTGCTGGCGGTAGCGCTGCTGGCGTCGTGGCTCCCCGCCCGCCGCGCCGCGCGGGTGGATCCGATGGTGGCGTTGAGGGCGGAATAG
- a CDS encoding HlyD family efflux transporter periplasmic adaptor subunit produces MDVPRPKKSKRARWVIGGAGIAVLAGATVALARLDPAAPGVERATVWTDTVRRGDMLRQVRGPGTLVAEDIRWVPAVVPGRVERKLVLPGTAVKAGTVLAELSNPDVERQALEARRQLAAAESDLATLRSNLESQRLTQEATVATVRNQLRENERLARAAEGLAAQKMVSQQELDRARDNAEELRVRLGVEQRRLAFISQSMSSQIAAQQSQLGILRTLIQFQQRQIDAMQVRAGSDGVLQELSVEPGQWVNSGTTLARVVQPGRLKAVLRIPETQAKDLVVGLPASVDTRNGIVRGRVVRIDPSVQNGSVAIDVTLEGPLPRGARPDLSVDGTVDIERLTNVMYVGRPAYGQAESTVSMFRLDPAGAEAARVAVKLGRGSASTVEVISGLKPGDVVILSDMSAYDGSERVKLK; encoded by the coding sequence GTGGACGTTCCCCGCCCCAAGAAGAGCAAGCGCGCACGCTGGGTGATCGGCGGCGCCGGGATCGCGGTGCTTGCGGGGGCCACCGTGGCGCTCGCCCGCCTGGACCCGGCCGCTCCCGGCGTGGAGCGCGCCACCGTGTGGACCGACACGGTGCGCCGCGGCGACATGCTGCGCCAGGTGCGCGGCCCAGGCACCCTGGTGGCCGAGGACATCCGCTGGGTTCCCGCCGTCGTTCCCGGCCGCGTGGAGCGCAAGCTGGTGCTCCCCGGCACCGCGGTGAAGGCCGGCACCGTGCTGGCCGAGCTCTCCAACCCCGACGTGGAGCGGCAGGCGCTGGAGGCCCGGCGCCAGCTCGCGGCGGCGGAGAGCGACCTCGCGACGCTGCGCAGCAACCTGGAGTCGCAGCGGCTGACGCAGGAGGCCACTGTGGCCACCGTGCGCAACCAGCTTCGCGAGAACGAGCGCCTGGCGCGCGCCGCCGAGGGGCTCGCCGCGCAGAAGATGGTGTCGCAGCAGGAGCTCGACCGCGCCCGCGACAACGCCGAGGAGCTTCGCGTGCGGCTGGGGGTGGAGCAGCGCCGCCTGGCCTTCATCAGCCAGTCGATGAGCTCGCAGATCGCCGCGCAGCAGTCGCAGCTCGGGATCCTGCGCACCCTCATCCAGTTCCAGCAGCGGCAGATCGACGCCATGCAGGTGCGCGCGGGCAGCGACGGCGTGCTGCAGGAGCTCTCCGTCGAGCCGGGGCAGTGGGTGAACAGCGGCACCACCCTCGCCCGCGTGGTGCAGCCCGGCCGGCTGAAGGCGGTGCTCCGCATCCCCGAGACGCAGGCCAAGGACCTGGTGGTGGGCCTCCCCGCCTCGGTGGACACGCGCAACGGCATCGTGCGCGGCCGCGTGGTGCGCATTGACCCCTCGGTGCAGAACGGGAGCGTCGCGATCGACGTGACGCTGGAGGGCCCCCTCCCCCGCGGCGCCCGCCCCGACCTGTCGGTGGACGGCACGGTGGACATCGAGCGCCTGACGAACGTGATGTACGTGGGCCGCCCCGCCTACGGCCAGGCGGAGAGCACCGTCAGCATGTTCCGCCTGGACCCCGCCGGCGCCGAGGCGGCGCGCGTCGCGGTGAAGCTGGGCCGCGGCTCCGCCAGCACGGTCGAAGTAATCTCCGGCCTCAAGCCGGGCGACGTGGTGATCCTGTCCGACATGAGCGCGTACGACGGCTCGGAACGGGTCAAGCTGAAGTAA
- a CDS encoding ABC transporter ATP-binding protein, with translation METATKPLIQMDSVGKVFLTEEVETHALNNVHLEIRSGEYVAIAGPSGCGKTTLLSILGLLDSPTDGTYTLNGQPVSGLTASQRAHIRNREIGFIFQAFNLIGDLTVKENVELPLTYRGMPAAERNKRVTEALERVGMGHRVGHYPAQLSGGQQQRVAVARAIAGTPSVLLADEPTGNLDSTNGEQVMGLLQELHREGATIVMVTHDPRYAEHAERSIHMFDGRVVREERSSAVAAELERHGFEVG, from the coding sequence ATGGAAACCGCAACCAAGCCGCTCATCCAGATGGACTCTGTCGGCAAGGTGTTCCTTACCGAAGAGGTGGAGACCCACGCCCTCAACAACGTCCACCTGGAGATCCGCTCCGGCGAGTACGTGGCGATCGCCGGGCCGTCCGGCTGCGGAAAGACGACGCTCCTCTCCATCCTGGGGCTGCTCGATTCGCCCACCGACGGCACGTACACGCTCAACGGCCAGCCCGTGTCCGGGCTCACGGCCTCGCAGCGCGCGCACATCCGCAACCGCGAGATCGGCTTCATCTTCCAGGCGTTCAACCTGATCGGCGACCTGACCGTGAAGGAGAACGTGGAGCTGCCGCTGACCTACCGCGGGATGCCGGCGGCCGAGCGCAACAAGCGCGTCACCGAAGCGCTGGAGCGGGTGGGGATGGGGCACCGCGTGGGGCACTACCCGGCGCAGCTCTCCGGCGGCCAGCAGCAGCGCGTGGCCGTGGCGCGCGCCATCGCCGGCACCCCCTCCGTGCTCCTGGCGGACGAGCCCACCGGGAACCTGGACTCCACCAACGGCGAGCAGGTGATGGGGCTGCTGCAGGAGCTCCACCGCGAGGGCGCCACCATCGTCATGGTGACGCACGACCCGCGCTACGCCGAGCACGCCGAGCGCAGCATCCACATGTTCGACGGCCGGGTGGTGCGCGAGGAGCGCTCGTCGGCGGTGGCGGCGGAGCTGGAGCGGCACGGCTTCGAGGTGGGCTGA